In Natator depressus isolate rNatDep1 chromosome 17, rNatDep2.hap1, whole genome shotgun sequence, one genomic interval encodes:
- the FZD9 gene encoding frizzled-9 yields MAALRLKITLSFLCQLVVASSTLEIGSYDIERGREARCQPIEIPMCQGIGYNMTRMPNYMGHENQQEAAIKLHEFAPLVEYGCHGHLRFFLCSLYAPMCTDQVSTSIPACKPMCEQARHKCAPIMEQFNFGWPESLDCSKLPTKNDPNALCMEAPENATPGDAPKGQGMLPVAPRPRPSGTGEGRGPNSLGSCENPEKFQYVEKSLSCAPKCSPGVDVYWSREDKDFAFIWMAVWSTLCFVSTAFTVLTFLLDPHRFQYPERPIIFLSMCYNVYSVAFIIRSVAGAENIACDRENGELYIIQEGLESTGCTIVFLILYYFGMASSLWWVILTLTWFLAAGKKWGHEAIEAHSSYFHMAAWGIPAMKTIVILTMRKVAGDELTGLCYVGSMDVGALTGFVLIPLSCYLVIGTSFILTGFVALFHIRKIMKTGGTNTEKLEKLMVKIGVFSILYTVPATCVIVCYFYERLNMDYWNLRALEHGCMAFPSRRSAHCSLEASVPTVAVFMLKIFMSLVVGITSGVWVWSSKTLQTWQSLCNRKLGMRTREKPCSGVTCTGAHCHYKAPAVMLHMTKTDPYLDHPTHV; encoded by the coding sequence ATGGCAGCCCTGCGCCTGAAAATCACCTTGTCCTTCCTGTGCCAGCTGGTGGTGGCCAGCTCCACCCTGGAGATCGGCTCCTATGACATCGAGCGGGGGCGTGAGGCCAGATGCCAGCCCATCGAGATCCCCATGTGCCAGGGCATCGGTTACAACATGACCCGCATGCCCAATTACATGGGGCACGAGaaccagcaggaggcagccaTCAAGCTGCATGAGTTTGCCCCCCTGGTGGAGTACGGCTGCCACGGCCACCTGCGCTTCTTCCTCTGCTCCCTCTACGCCCCCATGTGCACGGACCAGGTGAGCACCAGCATCCCGGCCTGCAAGCCCATGTGTGAGCAGGCCCGGCACAAGTGCGCCCCCATCATGGAGCAGTTCAACTTTGGCTGGCCGGAGTCCCTGGACTGCAGCAAGCTGCCCACCAAGAACGACCCCAATGCCCTGTGCATGGAGGCGCCCGAGAACGCCACCCCCGGGGACGCTCCGAAGGGACAGGGCATGCTCCCAGTGGCACCGCGCCCCAGGCCCTCAGGGACTGGAGAGGGCAGGGGGCCAAACAGCTTGGGGTCATGTGAAAACCCCGAGAAGTTCCAGTATGTGGAGAAGAGCCTCTCCTGTGCCCCCAAATGCTCCCCTGGGGTGGACGTGTACTGGTCCCGGGAGGACAAAGATTTTGCCTTCATATGGATGGCAGTATGGTCAACGCTGTGTTTCGTCTCCACAGCCTTCACAGTGCTCACCTTCCTGCTGGACCCGCACCGGTTCCAATACCCCGAGAGAcccatcatcttcctctccatgTGCTACAACGTCTACTCAGTGGCCTTCATCATTCGCTCGGTGGCTGGGGCTGAGAACATAGCCTGCGACCGTGAGAACGGGGAGCTGTACATCATCCAGGAGGGGCTAGAAAGCACTGGCTGCACCATCGTCTTCCTCATCCTCTACTACTTTGGCATGGCCAGTTCGCTCTGGTGGGTCATCCTGACCTTGACCTggttcctggcagctgggaaGAAATGGGGTCACGAGGCCATTGAAGCCCACAGCAGCTACTTCCACATGGCTGCCTGGGGCATCCCAGCCATGAAGACCATCGTCATCCTCACCATGCGGAAGGTGGCGGGAGATGAGCTCACCGGGCTCTGTTACGTGGGAAGCATGGACGTTGGTGCCTTGACGGGGTTCGTGctcatcccactctcctgctaccTGGTTATCGGCACCTCCTTCATCCTCACAGGCTTTGTCGCCCTCTTCCACATCCGGAAGATCATGAAGACAGGAGGCACCAACACAGAGAAGTTGGAGAAGCTGATGGTGAAGATTGGGGTCTTCTCCATCCTCTACACCGTCCCAGCCACATGCGTCATCGTCTGCTACTTCTACGAGCGGCTCAATATGGATTACTGGAACCTCAGGGCATTGGAGCATGGCTGCATGGCCTTCCCTAGTAGGcgcagcgcccactgctccttggaAGCTTCGGTACCCACCGTGGCCGTCTTTATGCTAAAGATTTTCATGTCGCTGGTGGTGGGCATCACCAGTGGCGTGTGGGTGTGGAGCTCCAAGACGCTCCAAACCTGGCAGAGCCTGTGCAACAGAAAACTGGGCATGAGGACTAGGGAGAAGCCATGCAGCGGGGTCACTTGCACTGGGGCACATTGCCATTACAAAGCCCCTGCGGTCATGTTACACATGACCAAAACAGACCCTTACCTGGACCACCCCACTCACGTCTAG